TGCATTTCGGAACAGAGAATGTGGAGCATCCCAAGACCAAATAGATTGcatatagaatatttcttctcaGACTCAAGCCAGCTTGGACAAGGGCTATAGATCAATAGCCCCATGCTATTCATGTTGATCTAGGTCATcatgatgttgttgctttGACCGCAGTTAGGGCTTCTTATATCAAACCATCCGGCGAGCGGCCATGTTGAATTGTCATTCGAATAAGAACCACCTATCATTATTGCACACATATACAGAGCAGTTATTCCTATAAATGTAAGCAGTCGGACTATTTGCTCTATCTCGGTAGATAGTCGTTGCTGTGACCAGGCTTAGCTATTCTAGGCAGCAAATTTTACCGTTGACCCCCTGGCGCGAGTGGAGACATCCACAgactataattatagatcCGGAGGTGGAAACGATAACGAACTCGAATTCGAGACCACATTAAAAACATGAAGATGGCCATTAAGAAAAGATAGAAGTCTTAAATTAGCACGATCCTTGCGGTTCACTATTATCGGCGACATCAGTCAACATGAGCGGTAACGACGATGGCGGAATCGACTTTAAATTGTACCGCTATACACCGTCCCTCGTCGCAGCAGTTATCTTTATTGTTCTATTCACCCTAACAACCGCCTACCACCTTTGGCAGACTGTTCGCCCGAGATGTTGGTACTTTTTAGTCTTTGTGACAGGTGGGATTTGTAGGTTTATCTCTCTGTGGAAAACAACCAAGTCAATAACGCGAATCTAACAAAGACCAGTCCAGATAATAGGATACATCTGTCGCGCGCTAGCCCATTCTAACAAGGAAAACGTACCCATCTATGCCGTGGGAACTATCATGATTCTTCTTGCGCCCCCTCTTTATGCTGCCTCAATATACATGACTCTGGGCCGCCTCATCGGATATCTTGATGCAGAGAGATTAAGCCCAGTATCTACCAAATGGCTGACAGCAATTTTCGTCACCGGTGATGTGATCGCATTCCTCGCTCAAGGAGCAGGTATAGAACAGTCTAGCATTTTCCGTCATGGTTTTACTTCAATACTGACCATATTTTAGGCGGCGGAATCATGGCAAGCGGCACCATTAGCGCAATGAACACGGGTGAGAACGTCACAATCGCAGGTTTATGCGTGCAACTGGTCTTCTTTAGCGTATTCATCATTGTCGCTACCATCTTCCATTATCGCATTCGCAAGAATCCAACTTCCAGATCCGCCGGAACTTCCATCTTTCCTCGTCATTGGCGCGAGGCTACCTGGGAAACTGTGATGTTAGGGCTATACGGCGCCAGTGTTCTGATTCTCATTCGATCGATTTTCCGCCTGATCGAGTATGCGCAGGGCAACGATGGGTACCTAATCAGCCACGAGGTATTCATGTACGTGTTTGATGCGACGCTCATGTTCATCACTATGGTGGGAATGAGTTTGTTCCATCCTTCGAAGGTTTTAAGTCCGTTGGCGAAGGCGGAAGCGTCTTTGGACAGATCCTATACGATGACCACCGAGCTGCGCGATGAGCCTGTATGATATGAATGATTTGTGTTGATTTTTAAACATATCCTGCACTGTTTGTTGTACATATGCGGTAGATTGACTATGAAAGCGGAAATATTAAGTTATTGAACAGCCCCTGCTACAACATGACGCTATCGCCAGCAGAGCTTGAGTTCAGCATTCCCATATTTCGGGTCTCACtaatcaccaccacctttCTAGTGTTAAGTCCAATGAGACGCCGTTCAAATTGACTTTACCATGCTCCAACACTGTCGAACACTCACCCAAGCCAAACTATACGGACCCCAACCCGAACACGAGACTAAAAACCAACCGTGTCTTGGCAGTCGTGCATTGCCACGAAGGAACCAAAAATGTCCCTGATATCGATACTTCCCATCCATACATGCTCTCTCCAAGTCTTGCAGATCACCGCACAGCCACACCATGTGATAACGTCATGTTCCCATGTCTAATCCTCTTGACGCTTAACATACATATTTCAAGGCCACGGACTCTCACTGGAGCATGGTTTTAATGTACCCACGCGTTAACATCCCCGGATATTCCACATCGATATATACAAAGCTCTCTCACTTCTTAGACCAAACCCAGAAAAATGGAATCGATCTCGGATCCGCCCCCTCCCTACTCCGAGTCCCCAATATCAAACACTCCCGAACAAGAAACTTTACCTCCAACTACCCTCATCCTATCAAACAAGTCCATCCACACGGAAACCGCCCCCTCAACGCCCCTTTACCAAGTATCCCAAGACATATCATCTCTACCCCAAAAGTTCACATCAGTAAAATTCGAACGGCTAGAAACGAGCACACCATTAAAACCCGAAAGCAAATCTACGGAACCAGAGAAGAAGCATATATTCTACCTTGCTCACCCGGCGCATGCACAGTACCGGAAAGATGTTCCCGCTTATTACATTACGTCTGTTTCCCCTGGGTCTCTGGGTAATATTCGCTTTGAGGTGAGTAAGTCGCGGTTTCAGAAGATCGACTTCAGGGCGCTTCTTAGTCCGAGGAAGACAATGGGGGATAAGCCGTTGTTTTGTGAAGATGTGGAGACAACTTTGTTCTCtgcgaagatgaagtggacTGGAGGTGG
This window of the Aspergillus flavus chromosome 8, complete sequence genome carries:
- a CDS encoding RTA1 domain protein yields the protein MSGNDDGGIDFKLYRYTPSLVAAVIFIVLFTLTTAYHLWQTVRPRCWYFLVFVTGGIFQIIGYICRALAHSNKENVPIYAVGTIMILLAPPLYAASIYMTLGRLIGYLDAERLSPVSTKWLTAIFVTGDVIAFLAQGAGIEQSSGGIMASGTISAMNTGENVTIAGLCVQLVFFSVFIIVATIFHYRIRKNPTSRSAGTSIFPRHWREATWETVMLGLYGASVLILIRSIFRLIEYAQGNDGYLISHEVFMYVFDATLMFITMVGMSLFHPSKVLSPLAKAEASLDRSYTMTTELRDEPV